The Rhinopithecus roxellana isolate Shanxi Qingling chromosome 13, ASM756505v1, whole genome shotgun sequence genome contains a region encoding:
- the KCNE2 gene encoding potassium voltage-gated channel subfamily E member 2, with protein MSTLSNFTQTLEDVFQRIFITYMDNWRRNTTAEQEALQAKVDAENFYYVILYLMVMIGMFSFIIVAILVSTVKSKRQEHSNDPYHQYIVEDWQEKYKSQILNLEESKATIHENTGATGFKTSP; from the coding sequence ATGTCTACTTTATCCAATTTCACACAGACGCTGGAAGACGTCTTCCAAAGGATTTTTATTACTTATATGGACAATTGGCGCCGGAACACGACAGCTGAGCAAGAGGCCCTCCAAGCCAAAGTTGATGCTGAGAACTTCTACTATGTCATCCTGTACCTCATGGTGATGATTGGAATGTTCTCTTTCATTATCGTGGCCATCCTGGTGAGCACCGTGAAATCCAAGAGACAGGAACACTCCAATGACCCCTACCACCAGTACATTGTAGAGGACTGGCAGGAAAAGTACAAGAGCCAAATCTTGAATCTAGAAGAATCAAAGGCCACCATCCATGAGAATACTGGTGCGACTGGGTTCAAAACATCCCCCTGA
- the SMIM11A gene encoding small integral membrane protein 11A: MNWKVLEHVPLLLYILAAKTLILCLAFAGVKIYQRKRLEAKQQKLEAERKRQSEKKDN, translated from the exons ATGAACTGGAAG GTTCTTGAGCACGTGCCCCTGCTGCTGTATATCTTGGCAGCAAAAACATTAATTCTCTGCCTGGCATTTGCTGGAGTGAAAATATACCAAAGAAAAAGATTggaagcaaaacaacaaaaactggagGCTGAAAGGAAGAGGCAATCAGAGAAAAAAGATAACTGA
- the FAM243A gene encoding protein FAM243A, whose translation MPRFASPLLRNIIIRSQFDGIKRKQCLQYLKTLRTLQYDGFKTVYFGETSISESLVTGEDISDGYFIQTPTWCIVHAAGSQGWVPWKYRMFLRDELCIKQEDSLFSEFCDVVRKAYGKCVIVVKERRQQEEQRPKEDREAEGQFYIPTVINLASIACCPEVAKSYGHELLSLPSPCNYLNPLDSAWSSLKWYIINNRKEFCLQSIDSVYSYECILFSSLISKGIERINPSKWRTLTSKVRRWENYYLGKFS comes from the coding sequence atgcctcgctttGCAAGCCCTCTTTTAAGAAACATCATTATCAGAAGTCAATTTGATGGCATCAAGAGGAAGCAATGCCTCCAGTATCTGAAAACACTGAGAACACTGCAGTATGATGGATTTAAGACTGTATATTTTGGGGAAACCAGTATCTCAGAAAGTCTAGTAACTGGGGAAGATATTAGTGATGGATATTTCATACAAACCCCAACTTGGTGTATTGTGCACGCTGCGGGTAGTCAAGGATGGGTGCCTTGGAAATATCGGATGTTCCTAAGAGATGAGCTGTGTATCAAACAAGAAGACAGCCtcttctctgagttctgtgatGTGGTGAGGAAGGCCTATGGAAAGTGTGTCATCGTGGTCAAAGAGAGAAGACAGCAGGAAGAGCAGAGGCCAAAGGAAGACAGAGAGGCTGAGGGCCAGTTCTATATCCCTACAGTCATTAACTTAGCAAGCATTGCGTGTTGCCCAGAGGTGGCCAAGTCCTATGGCCATGAACTACTCTCTCTGCCTTCCCCTTGTAATTATCTGAACCCTTTAGACTCAGCCTGGTCTTCTCTGAAATGGTATATCATCAATAACAGAAAAGAGTTTTGTTTGCAGTCCATTGACAGTGTCTATTCTTACGAATGTATACTTTTCAGCAGTTTAATTAGCAAAGGAATTGAAAGGATAAACCCAAGCAAGTGGAGAACATTAACTAGCAAAGTACGGAGATGGGAAAACTACTATCTTGGGAAATTTTCCTAA